DNA from Pirellulales bacterium:
GCCGGAGGGCTCGTCGGTTGCTTTCGAATCCTTGTCGGCAGCCGCCTGGGGATCAAAGGATTTCGTGCGCGTGGCAGTAAAAGGATCGCTCGAACCGTTGGGCCACTCGACGACGCCGAGCGCGGTCATTTCCGATGTCTCGGCCAGGGCGATCGTGGTGGCGGCGCGTGCTGTTCCCTCGCCGGAAAATTCCTTGGCGCTGAAGGTGAAGGTCCATTGTGCATCGCTGAGGGAGACGTGGCCGAGCTTGAGCTTCGCCCCGCCTACGTCGAGTGAGCCTTCGAGCTTGCGCGGCTCGCCGGCGACGTGGACCGTGGCGGTCTTCTCGCTCCCGTCGGGTTGGGTGATCTTGGCCGCCCACGTACCGCGCAAGTCGAACAGGGGTTCCGCTTCGACCTCGTAGCGAGTCCCTGCGACCCAGGTTTCGAGCACGCGTCCCTTGTCGGCAAAGAGATCGCCGTCGGCGATGACGAGATCGGCCGAACGTCCCGGCTCGATCGTGCCGTGACGCCCGCCGATGCCAAGGATCGATGCCGGCGTGGTCGTGAGCGCCCGCAGCGCTGCCTCGGCGGGCAGACCGCGGCGGACGGCTTCGCGCACGCGCGAGAGAAAGGTGCTCGAGTCTTTTAGCCCGTGCGCCGTGAGGGCGATGCGCACGCCGGCCTTTTCGAGCCGGGCGGGGTTTTCTGGAGCGAGATCCCACTCGAGCAGCTCTTCGAGACTGGCTTCGAGGGCCGCGTCGGGGGTGCGAACATTCGGGGCCTTCGGAAAATTGACCGGCACGATGAGCGTGCGGCCCGACGCCGCCACCGCGTCGAGGCGGCGATATTCGCGCCCCGAGCCGCGGACGATGACATTCAGTCCGAATTCGCTCCCCAGGCGATCGGCCCGGAAGAAGTACCGCTCGTTGCTCGTGTCGATGATGACGGGCAGACCCTCGTGCAGATGCTTTTCGAGGACTTCGAGGGCGTCGTTCTGCTCGGGACGCGGCAGGCCTTCGCGCGTGGCGAACGCGCTCCAGGCCTTGCGGTACCAATCGGCGTCGTATAGCGCCTGCCGCACCAGCGCCACCGCGCCCATGGGCGAATTCGGGTAGCTGTCGCGACTACCGCGCCGGACGGTCAATTGGAGATGCAACGCCACCTGGTCGCGGATCGTGTCGCGCGAGGCGGCTTCGTCGGCCGTGGAAACAACGGCGCTCGTGCCGCGTATGATGCCCCCGGTGGGCACAATCAATCGCGACGTGATGCCTTGGCTGCGCAGCTTCTTGTTGTAGGCCTTGTCGGCCTGATAGATCTTCTCGGCGCGATTTTGTGGAACGACGTTCGTGTTCCAGTAAGGGGCGCCGCCGGGGGTGGGGCTGGTCGTCGTGAGCTCGCTGTAGGCATCGATAAAGCCGGGGTAGATCGTCTTGCCAGCCAGCGGCCAGACGCGAGCGTCGGCTGGCGCGGAGAGATCTTCTCCCACGGCGGCGATCACGCCATCGCGCACCAGCACGTTCGCTTTTTCGAGCACGCGCCCCGGTGCGATCACGACTCGGGTGCCTTCCAGAAAGTGGACGGCTGGCGTGTTCTTGCGTAAACCGGAGGGGGGCGTCGTCGATGGCTCCGCGGCATTCGCGATACCGTGGACGAGCTGAAGCAAGGCCAGCAATACCAAAGAACGCCCGCAGGCGGACGGACAGCGCGGAACTGGCATCGTCGATCTCTTCCGTGTGACGCGGCAGTAGTAAGACGCGCCGACAGATGGCTGGTTGCCATCGCGGCGAAGGTGGCTCGAGCTCTGAGTGTTGGCAGTAGGGGAGTCGAAGTCAATCGACCGGCGGTCATGGTTCGCACAGGGAACCAAATGCCGGTGCGGTGAGTGCCATCGCGCGGCCTGTGCCAAGAATAGCACGCCGATCAGGGGGAGAATTGCTCGATCTCGT
Protein-coding regions in this window:
- a CDS encoding amidohydrolase family protein, translating into MPVPRCPSACGRSLVLLALLQLVHGIANAAEPSTTPPSGLRKNTPAVHFLEGTRVVIAPGRVLEKANVLVRDGVIAAVGEDLSAPADARVWPLAGKTIYPGFIDAYSELTTTSPTPGGAPYWNTNVVPQNRAEKIYQADKAYNKKLRSQGITSRLIVPTGGIIRGTSAVVSTADEAASRDTIRDQVALHLQLTVRRGSRDSYPNSPMGAVALVRQALYDADWYRKAWSAFATREGLPRPEQNDALEVLEKHLHEGLPVIIDTSNERYFFRADRLGSEFGLNVIVRGSGREYRRLDAVAASGRTLIVPVNFPKAPNVRTPDAALEASLEELLEWDLAPENPARLEKAGVRIALTAHGLKDSSTFLSRVREAVRRGLPAEAALRALTTTPASILGIGGRHGTIEPGRSADLVIADGDLFADKGRVLETWVAGTRYEVEAEPLFDLRGTWAAKITQPDGSEKTATVHVAGEPRKLEGSLDVGGAKLKLGHVSLSDAQWTFTFSAKEFSGEGTARAATTIALAETSEMTALGVVEWPNGSSDPFTATRTKSFDPQAAADKDSKATDEPSGQESGAGDEPAEPVVRPADEPPTEETVMPPDAAKGDAPGTAETTKPEGEKPAKRATDTDKQQPVKEDKNQPRQALFPVNYPLGAFGVAGPPEQPALVAFTGATVWTSGLEGKLDHATVLVEAGRIKAVGKDVQVPEEALVIDCQGRHITPGLIDCHSHIATDGGINESSQAITAEVRIGDFIDADDVNIYRQLAGGVTSSNILHGSANPIGGQNQVIKLRWGAMPEEIKFAGAPLGIKFALGENVKQANWGDRFNSRYPQSRMGVEQIMRDAFLAAQDYRRAWDQWQRTQAGLPPRFDLELEAIAEILAGDRLIHCHSYRQDEILALIRTCEEFGIRIATLQHILEGYKVADALAKHGAGGSSFSDWWAYKIEVYDSIPYNGALLHNAGVVVSFNSDDAELARRLNLEAAKALHYGRVPEIEALKFVTLNPAKQLRIDQRVGSLEPGKDADLVVWSESPLSTYTRCEQTWIDGRKYFDREADIARRIELRDMRAQLVQRILKSGADMRGPGESRGGEDDFWPREDLFCGHHDHGHDGGHQQADHEHAQHGSEE